Proteins found in one Oribacterium sp. oral taxon 102 genomic segment:
- a CDS encoding sigma 54-interacting transcriptional regulator gives MKAKSSDTLLLHGDPAVASFDMLDELFVDLQPEIKKARLYAKSSSPVLIEASAGPELEMLAQAIHNGSGRKSGSYAVVSLSGTTNEEQSRVLFGDPRMGRRGAILDCDHGTLMIQGIDKLTLPIQSQLARVMRTKRVMSQVNYSQYKYVDIRIIASTSKNLTELRKQFLFRSDLLFTLRALRLRIPKLKDRPNDIQNMFRYYFQDYNRRYRTQHTLTEQALQTIVRYSWDGNILQLAAFCERMILTAPEPLIHTGYVQQLLTELYEKDSALYAQAVSVNQEDSTAGEGDAASAAISTASPAAELHPQVPERSDIYRDLLATCLRRNKGSRKRTALELGISTTTLWRKIRYYHLDE, from the coding sequence ATGAAAGCAAAGAGCAGCGACACCCTGCTTCTGCATGGAGACCCCGCGGTTGCCAGCTTCGATATGCTGGACGAGCTCTTCGTCGATCTGCAGCCGGAAATAAAGAAGGCGCGCCTGTACGCGAAATCCTCGAGTCCGGTTCTGATCGAGGCGAGCGCCGGTCCGGAGCTCGAGATGCTCGCGCAGGCAATCCACAACGGCAGCGGGAGGAAAAGCGGCTCCTACGCCGTCGTCTCCCTGTCCGGCACGACGAACGAAGAGCAGAGCCGCGTTCTCTTCGGTGATCCCAGGATGGGACGCAGAGGCGCAATCCTGGACTGCGACCACGGGACGCTGATGATTCAGGGCATCGACAAGCTGACGCTCCCGATCCAGTCGCAGCTTGCCCGTGTCATGCGGACGAAACGCGTCATGAGCCAGGTAAACTATTCGCAGTACAAATATGTCGATATCCGCATCATTGCGAGCACCTCGAAGAACCTGACAGAGCTTCGGAAGCAGTTCCTCTTCCGCTCGGATCTCCTCTTTACGCTCCGCGCGCTGCGTCTCCGCATCCCCAAGCTGAAGGATCGTCCGAACGACATTCAGAATATGTTCCGTTACTATTTTCAGGACTATAACCGCCGGTACCGAACGCAGCATACGCTGACGGAGCAGGCGCTGCAGACGATTGTGCGCTACAGCTGGGACGGCAACATCCTGCAGCTCGCCGCCTTCTGCGAGCGGATGATCCTTACCGCACCGGAACCGCTCATCCATACGGGCTATGTGCAGCAGCTCCTCACAGAGCTCTACGAGAAGGACTCTGCGCTCTATGCGCAGGCGGTATCCGTAAATCAGGAGGATTCCACGGCAGGCGAGGGCGATGCGGCATCCGCTGCCATAAGCACGGCATCCCCCGCGGCAGAATTGCACCCGCAGGTTCCGGAGAGAAGTGATATTTACCGCGACCTGCTCGCCACCTGTCTTCGAAGGAACAAGGGAAGCCGGAAGCGAACCGCACTGGAGCTCGGCATCAGCACCACGACCCTCTGGCGGAAAATACGATACTATCATCTGGATGAGTGA
- a CDS encoding enolase C-terminal domain-like protein, translated as MNVFDYKDKIRFTKAVFYNFRPIPLPRPFQDGTGGFGQNVPEQGYLELSDDTGMTAHYTVTRAFVREMLPKLLNGESRSYNDWRETLYWQARNAGFQSGQAVNVGVVDLLMLDILSQRAGKALHRFLGAEKDWAAAYKGGGSILLSDAELVEEMCRYVSEGFMTVKFKVGSDKGRNMERDLRRIEKVREAVGEKIGIAVDANQRWSVEDAVKFARLAEPYRLVWFEEPIHSADFNGIRRMKELGVKQKLAAGESMRISYMYEIYLEKGLDIVQPSLGRMTRIDDLLKIRDMARAAGKGFQSGGRTAYNATFGCLYGAEEPIEFHAPISEPVQALMRNLPEFRDGRCFVRSDIPGIPIRMDLEKLEKLGYLESRTIYLPPRA; from the coding sequence ATGAACGTATTTGATTATAAGGATAAAATCCGCTTTACCAAGGCTGTTTTCTACAATTTCAGGCCCATTCCGCTTCCCAGACCCTTTCAGGACGGGACGGGAGGGTTCGGACAGAATGTCCCGGAGCAGGGATATCTGGAGCTTTCCGACGATACCGGAATGACCGCACATTATACGGTCACGAGAGCGTTTGTCAGGGAAATGCTGCCGAAGCTGCTGAACGGAGAGAGCCGGAGCTATAATGATTGGCGGGAGACGCTCTACTGGCAGGCACGGAACGCCGGCTTCCAGTCGGGACAGGCAGTCAATGTCGGCGTCGTCGATCTCCTGATGCTGGATATCCTGTCGCAGAGAGCCGGGAAGGCGCTGCATCGCTTCCTCGGCGCGGAGAAGGACTGGGCGGCGGCGTACAAGGGCGGCGGATCTATCCTGCTTTCCGATGCGGAGCTGGTGGAGGAGATGTGTCGTTATGTCTCTGAGGGCTTCATGACGGTGAAATTCAAGGTCGGCAGCGACAAGGGAAGGAACATGGAGCGCGACCTGCGTCGGATCGAGAAGGTGCGGGAGGCGGTCGGAGAGAAGATCGGCATCGCCGTCGATGCGAACCAGAGATGGAGCGTGGAGGATGCGGTGAAGTTTGCGAGGCTGGCGGAGCCGTATCGTCTCGTCTGGTTCGAGGAGCCGATTCATTCTGCCGATTTTAACGGCATCAGAAGGATGAAGGAGCTGGGTGTGAAGCAAAAGCTCGCTGCGGGGGAATCCATGAGGATCTCCTATATGTACGAGATCTATCTCGAGAAGGGACTCGATATTGTGCAGCCGTCTCTCGGCAGAATGACCCGGATCGATGATCTCCTGAAGATTCGCGACATGGCGAGAGCAGCCGGGAAGGGCTTTCAGTCGGGAGGACGCACCGCCTACAACGCGACCTTCGGCTGTCTCTACGGTGCGGAGGAGCCGATCGAGTTTCATGCGCCGATTTCGGAGCCGGTGCAGGCACTGATGCGGAACCTCCCCGAGTTCCGTGACGGGAGGTGCTTCGTGCGTTCTGATATTCCCGGCATTCCGATCCGGATGGACCTGGAGAAGCTCGAGAAGCTCGGATATCTGGAGTCCAGAACAATCTATCTTCCGCCGAGAGCGTAG
- a CDS encoding tripartite tricarboxylate transporter substrate binding protein has translation MKKKKKAMALVLTAAMMLALTGCGGAKKADGESTTAEAASSSAQETSATAEASVSAGKTAADTKLESAAQADLDAAAADRYGFPAGTITWVVPGKAGGGSDLATRYLSEAMSRELGITNTVSNYDSNTVGHQTVANASPDGSTIMLATAALNIQWITGNADVNPKEDLTLIAAMDDNGFSALCAPVNAPFNTFEEMVSYAKENPGKLNAGMPSSGNNTFLFGKIQQSAGIQLNAVEASSESDRLTNLAGGFIDLGFVGIGNAQEYEKAGKLKVIGTMAGDGLTIADYDAALPDNYRTLQEQGYDELFWNVKHYVYGPAGMDTAKVREINTAMSAFQQNPDCHAGLVSIGHIPEWHNVEDSLAIRDAEYAAEVKVADFMGMKVND, from the coding sequence ATGAAAAAGAAAAAGAAAGCAATGGCACTGGTACTGACGGCGGCAATGATGCTCGCACTCACCGGCTGCGGCGGAGCGAAAAAGGCGGACGGTGAAAGCACGACGGCGGAAGCGGCATCGAGCAGTGCGCAGGAAACAAGCGCCACAGCGGAAGCAAGCGTGTCCGCAGGGAAGACGGCAGCAGATACGAAGCTGGAGAGCGCTGCGCAGGCAGACCTTGATGCTGCCGCCGCAGACCGCTACGGCTTCCCGGCGGGAACCATAACATGGGTCGTGCCCGGAAAGGCAGGCGGCGGCTCCGACCTCGCGACGCGTTACCTCTCCGAGGCGATGAGCAGAGAGCTCGGCATCACGAATACAGTCAGCAATTACGATTCCAATACCGTCGGGCATCAGACGGTGGCAAATGCGAGCCCGGATGGCTCGACCATCATGCTGGCAACCGCAGCACTCAACATTCAGTGGATCACAGGGAATGCCGATGTGAACCCGAAGGAGGATCTCACCCTGATCGCCGCGATGGATGACAACGGCTTCTCCGCGCTCTGCGCGCCGGTGAATGCACCCTTCAATACCTTTGAGGAAATGGTTTCCTATGCGAAGGAGAATCCCGGGAAGCTGAACGCCGGTATGCCCTCCTCCGGGAACAATACCTTTCTCTTCGGCAAGATTCAGCAGTCCGCCGGCATTCAGCTGAATGCAGTCGAGGCATCCTCGGAGTCCGACCGTCTCACAAATCTCGCCGGAGGCTTCATTGACCTCGGCTTTGTCGGGATCGGAAATGCACAGGAGTATGAGAAGGCGGGGAAGCTGAAGGTCATCGGCACGATGGCAGGCGACGGACTGACGATTGCGGACTATGACGCAGCGCTTCCGGACAATTACAGAACCCTGCAGGAGCAGGGCTACGACGAGCTTTTCTGGAATGTGAAGCACTATGTCTACGGTCCGGCGGGCATGGATACGGCGAAGGTCAGAGAGATCAATACGGCGATGTCAGCGTTCCAGCAGAATCCGGACTGTCATGCAGGATTGGTGTCGATCGGACATATCCCGGAATGGCATAATGTCGAGGATTCTCTCGCGATCCGCGACGCCGAGTATGCTGCCGAGGTCAAGGTAGCGGATTTCATGGGAATGAAAGTGAACGATTGA
- a CDS encoding tripartite tricarboxylate transporter TctB family protein — translation MKMKRESITGIVGILAALLGAAGAQRIKLRPNLIEPGPRMMPYVALGIILLSSVMLLLHGIRDRKEQKAYFPAGGIRRLLIGYAEVVLYGILLTLFGFLLTTPIAMFVFVYTLKGTEQVRWWQNVVISLAVTACLYALFVMGFQIKLPAGILLG, via the coding sequence ATGAAGATGAAGAGAGAAAGCATTACCGGCATCGTCGGCATCCTTGCCGCGCTCCTCGGCGCCGCCGGTGCACAGCGCATCAAGCTGCGGCCGAATCTGATCGAGCCGGGGCCGCGGATGATGCCCTATGTGGCGCTCGGCATCATCCTGCTCAGCTCCGTGATGCTGCTGCTTCACGGCATCCGTGATCGGAAGGAGCAGAAGGCTTATTTCCCCGCCGGCGGCATCAGGAGACTGCTGATCGGTTATGCGGAGGTCGTGCTCTACGGTATTCTCCTGACGCTTTTCGGCTTCCTGCTCACGACGCCGATCGCCATGTTTGTATTCGTGTATACGCTGAAGGGCACGGAACAGGTCAGATGGTGGCAGAATGTCGTCATCAGCCTCGCAGTCACGGCCTGTCTGTATGCGCTGTTTGTCATGGGCTTTCAGATCAAGCTGCCTGCCGGCATTTTATTAGGATAA
- a CDS encoding tripartite tricarboxylate transporter permease produces MSYYIAGLWTCLQPLNLLLIAGVVIVGIIFGAIPGLSATLGISLLLPVTFGLSTTTSFIVLLAMWIGGVSGTFISAVLIGIPGSSSSIATCFDGYPMTMKGQASKALAIGMTASFMATVMSVLLATIVAPLIADLALLLGPWEYFSLCFCAITLVAALSKGNIWKGILAAGIGLFLGCVGLDPITGSARYTFGNHYLDSGLSTVCQMLGMFALCRIILDYARGEGKLPEVKKSDLHGLGISPRDIIGNMGTIVRSFLIGLWVGFLPGMGSGISNMVAYGQAQQASKHPEEFGRGTPEGVWASETANNASLGGAMIPMMALGIPGDGITAMLIAGLTIHGLQAGPLFISEQPELCYLMFACVLISAVVTFLLELVFKRWLPLILKIPYHFLYSVILTICYIGAFGVSNTEFNIFIMLAWAVLALFLNISGISLSPLVLAFILSDDLESYFRKGVSFAHGSYAPFFTRPLSLLFLLLAVFSVVWPYLSEQRKRRKNAA; encoded by the coding sequence ATGTCATATTATATTGCGGGACTTTGGACCTGTCTTCAGCCGCTCAATCTCCTGCTCATCGCGGGTGTCGTAATCGTAGGCATTATATTCGGCGCGATTCCGGGACTTTCCGCCACGCTGGGGATTTCCCTTCTGCTGCCGGTGACCTTCGGGCTTTCTACGACGACCTCCTTTATCGTGCTGCTCGCGATGTGGATCGGCGGGGTGTCGGGAACCTTTATTTCCGCCGTATTGATCGGCATTCCCGGCTCCAGCTCTTCGATCGCAACCTGCTTCGACGGCTATCCGATGACCATGAAGGGGCAGGCGTCCAAGGCGCTTGCGATCGGGATGACCGCGTCCTTTATGGCGACCGTCATGTCAGTGCTCCTTGCAACCATCGTCGCGCCGCTGATCGCGGATCTTGCGCTCCTGCTTGGTCCATGGGAGTATTTTTCGCTCTGCTTCTGTGCCATCACACTGGTTGCTGCGCTGTCCAAGGGCAATATCTGGAAGGGGATTCTCGCCGCGGGCATCGGGCTGTTTCTGGGCTGCGTGGGACTTGACCCCATTACCGGCTCTGCGAGGTATACCTTCGGGAACCATTATCTCGATTCCGGACTGTCCACAGTCTGCCAGATGCTTGGGATGTTCGCGCTCTGCCGTATTATTCTGGATTATGCCAGGGGAGAGGGGAAGCTTCCCGAGGTGAAGAAGTCCGACCTCCATGGACTCGGCATCAGCCCTCGGGACATTATCGGCAATATGGGAACCATTGTCCGCTCTTTCCTGATCGGGCTCTGGGTCGGCTTCCTGCCGGGGATGGGCTCCGGGATCTCCAATATGGTCGCCTATGGACAAGCACAGCAGGCGAGCAAGCACCCGGAGGAATTCGGGAGGGGAACGCCGGAGGGCGTTTGGGCATCCGAGACAGCAAACAACGCGTCGCTGGGTGGCGCCATGATTCCGATGATGGCACTGGGCATCCCGGGAGACGGCATCACGGCAATGCTGATCGCCGGCCTGACCATCCATGGGCTGCAGGCGGGGCCGCTGTTCATTTCCGAGCAGCCGGAGCTATGCTACCTGATGTTTGCCTGCGTGCTGATCAGCGCCGTCGTCACCTTCCTTCTGGAGCTGGTGTTTAAGCGCTGGCTCCCGCTCATTCTGAAGATTCCGTATCATTTCCTGTACAGCGTCATTCTGACGATCTGCTATATCGGGGCGTTCGGTGTCTCTAACACGGAGTTCAATATTTTCATTATGCTGGCATGGGCAGTACTTGCGCTCTTCCTGAACATCAGCGGCATATCGCTGAGTCCGCTGGTGCTTGCATTCATCCTCTCGGACGATCTGGAGTCCTATTTCCGTAAGGGCGTCAGCTTCGCACACGGAAGCTATGCGCCGTTCTTTACCAGACCGCTGTCTCTCCTGTTCCTGCTCCTCGCCGTATTCTCCGTGGTATGGCCGTATCTTTCGGAGCAGCGGAAGAGGAGGAAAAATGCGGCATAG